Proteins encoded within one genomic window of Alteribacter populi:
- a CDS encoding GNAT family N-acetyltransferase yields the protein MEQRTKRLKLISCTLELIEQIEDDYPCGEHMTDFLKKLEEDAAIDGWGPWVVFQNGKAIGDIGFKGEPTPIGTVEIGYGFMTDFRNKGYATEGVKALIEWAFQNERVEKVLAECAVDNVPSIRVLEKLGFDVFVEKDGMIYWELKG from the coding sequence ATGGAACAACGCACAAAGCGTCTCAAACTGATTTCTTGTACGTTAGAATTGATCGAACAAATAGAGGACGATTATCCGTGTGGTGAGCATATGACGGATTTTTTGAAAAAGCTAGAAGAAGACGCTGCTATTGATGGCTGGGGTCCTTGGGTTGTTTTTCAAAACGGGAAAGCGATCGGTGATATTGGTTTTAAAGGTGAACCTACGCCAATTGGCACGGTGGAAATTGGCTATGGGTTTATGACCGATTTTAGAAATAAAGGCTATGCTACTGAGGGTGTAAAAGCCTTAATTGAGTGGGCATTTCAAAATGAGAGAGTAGAGAAAGTGCTGGCGGAATGTGCAGTGGACAATGTACCGTCTATACGAGTGTTAGAAAAACTAGGGTTTGACGTTTTTGTTGAAAAGGATGGGATGATTTATTGGGAGTTGAAGGGATAA
- a CDS encoding VOC family protein, with product MKLHHLNLTVTDVSATKTFLETYFGMRCISSRGNGFAAMFDDDDFVLTLMKGKEVHYPNTFHIGFPVESEAEVNNMYQRLKEGGFAVEPPQHAHGYTFYVEAPGGFTVEVLC from the coding sequence ATGAAATTACATCATCTTAATTTAACTGTGACAGATGTTTCAGCTACGAAGACTTTTTTAGAAACCTATTTTGGTATGCGGTGTATTAGTAGTCGGGGGAACGGGTTTGCGGCTATGTTTGATGACGATGACTTCGTATTAACCTTAATGAAGGGAAAAGAGGTTCATTATCCGAACACCTTTCATATTGGATTCCCGGTGGAAAGTGAAGCGGAAGTAAACAATATGTATCAACGTTTAAAAGAAGGTGGGTTTGCAGTTGAGCCTCCCCAACATGCCCATGGTTATACTTTTTATGTAGAAGCTCCTGGAGGATTCACTGTCGAAGTTCTGTGCTAA
- a CDS encoding amidohydrolase: MKAYTNATVLDGLGNTYTNATVLIDSEKIIGAGDHIAIPADAEVIDCEEKYVTPGLIDVHTHLGVHESGFGTEGQDFNETSQPLTPHIRALDGINPRERGFQDARECGVTTVQVMPGSANVIGGEMVVLKTAGHVVDEMLIRDPSGMKGAFGENPKRVYSQKSVSPMTRMGTAGLLRETLMKAQDYKEKKAKGEVKDRDLGMEQLIPVLNKEITFRTHAHRADDILTSLRIAKEFDIDVTIEHCTEGHLIPRQVAESGVHVSIGPTMSTRSKVELADKGFHTLVELDKYNVPMSITTDHPVIGIEYLTTSAANAVKFGLSEETAFRAITSQAARHIGVEDRVGSLEEGKDADLVIWTKHPFDAYTEVEETIVNGQSVYTKNESDTRPAEKVNQ; encoded by the coding sequence ATGAAAGCATACACAAATGCGACTGTTTTAGACGGGTTAGGAAATACATACACGAATGCCACTGTTTTAATCGACAGTGAAAAGATCATCGGTGCAGGTGATCACATTGCAATCCCAGCTGATGCGGAAGTGATTGATTGTGAAGAAAAATACGTGACACCCGGCCTTATTGATGTCCATACTCATTTAGGAGTGCACGAATCAGGCTTTGGAACAGAAGGACAGGACTTTAACGAAACGTCCCAGCCTTTAACGCCTCATATTCGTGCACTGGACGGGATCAACCCGAGAGAACGCGGTTTTCAAGACGCGAGGGAATGTGGCGTTACGACTGTACAAGTGATGCCAGGCAGTGCGAATGTGATTGGTGGAGAAATGGTCGTCCTTAAGACCGCGGGACATGTCGTCGACGAAATGCTCATTCGAGATCCATCCGGAATGAAAGGGGCATTTGGTGAAAATCCAAAGCGGGTATATAGTCAAAAGAGCGTTTCCCCAATGACCAGAATGGGAACTGCTGGTTTGTTAAGAGAAACACTAATGAAAGCGCAAGATTATAAGGAGAAAAAAGCAAAAGGCGAAGTAAAGGATCGCGATTTAGGAATGGAGCAGCTTATTCCTGTTCTAAATAAAGAGATCACTTTCCGCACACACGCTCACCGCGCAGATGACATTCTCACGTCTTTGAGAATTGCAAAAGAATTCGATATTGACGTTACAATTGAGCATTGCACTGAAGGGCACTTAATCCCGAGACAAGTTGCAGAATCAGGCGTACACGTTTCCATCGGCCCAACAATGTCCACGCGTTCAAAAGTGGAGCTTGCAGACAAAGGCTTCCATACGTTAGTCGAGCTTGATAAATACAACGTCCCCATGTCAATTACAACCGACCACCCCGTGATCGGGATTGAGTATTTAACAACCTCTGCGGCTAATGCGGTCAAATTTGGACTAAGTGAAGAAACGGCATTCAGAGCAATCACTAGCCAAGCCGCTCGTCACATTGGCGTCGAGGACCGTGTAGGATCTCTTGAAGAAGGGAAAGATGCAGATCTCGTTATCTGGACGAAGCACCCTTTTGACGCCTACACAGAAGTTGAAGAAACGATCGTAAACGGCCAATCCGTTTATACGAAAAATGAATCCGACACCAGACCAGCTGAAAAAGTGAATCAATAA
- a CDS encoding alpha/beta fold hydrolase, with product MPFAKEKHQPSIYYETIGKGTPIIFIPPPGVGHLTFRYQVTLMDVCKVITFDIRGDCRSGRSSEPMTMTQLAYDVKRVLDANQVDKAIICGYSNGAYIAQEFAFIYPERTAGVILMGGYFAVRSFLLEKEYQIGVWAAKNELMTLLAAALAKSHFSDNQHMKELYSEIIRTDPQMLANQYHLGLHYSSADRLQQIKVPLLLIYGAEDYYIQSYQYLFRKVVRDIEVVYIQGTKHQVPTKAPYECNALIRNWMTRKKLIKPYKTVKKRM from the coding sequence ATGCCATTTGCAAAAGAAAAGCATCAACCATCTATTTACTATGAAACGATAGGCAAAGGGACACCCATTATTTTTATTCCACCACCGGGCGTGGGACATTTAACCTTTCGTTATCAAGTCACTTTAATGGATGTATGTAAGGTAATTACTTTTGATATAAGAGGTGATTGTCGCAGTGGTCGAAGCTCTGAACCGATGACGATGACACAATTGGCTTATGATGTGAAACGAGTGCTAGATGCCAATCAAGTAGATAAAGCGATTATCTGTGGTTACTCAAACGGAGCCTATATCGCCCAAGAGTTTGCATTCATCTATCCAGAGCGGACAGCAGGTGTCATTCTCATGGGTGGATACTTTGCAGTAAGGAGCTTTTTGTTGGAGAAAGAATATCAAATAGGCGTATGGGCTGCCAAAAATGAGTTAATGACGCTATTAGCAGCGGCTCTTGCTAAAAGCCACTTTTCTGATAACCAGCATATGAAAGAATTGTATTCAGAAATAATCCGAACAGACCCACAAATGTTAGCAAACCAATATCACCTTGGCTTACATTACAGCAGTGCAGACCGGCTACAACAAATAAAAGTACCTTTACTATTAATTTACGGTGCGGAGGATTATTACATTCAATCTTACCAATATCTATTTCGCAAGGTAGTCCGTGACATAGAAGTTGTGTATATCCAGGGAACAAAACATCAAGTGCCTACAAAAGCCCCATACGAGTGTAATGCTTTAATTAGAAATTGGATGACACGAAAAAAGTTGATCAAGCCATATAAGACAGTAAAAAAACGCATGTGA
- a CDS encoding NUDIX hydrolase produces the protein MELWDLYDINRSKTNRTWVRGNELEPGDFHLVIHICIFNSNGEMLIQQRQSFKEGWPNLWDLTAGGSAIAGDTSQIAAQRELHEEIGLKVDFQHIRPHLTINFENGFDDIYLIQEDVHLHTLTLQYEEVQNVKWASKEEILTMIKNEEFLPYYESLIHLLFDCRNKRGTLQR, from the coding sequence ATGGAATTATGGGATTTATATGATATAAATCGAAGCAAAACAAATCGTACATGGGTTCGCGGTAACGAGCTTGAACCAGGGGATTTTCACTTAGTTATTCATATATGTATTTTTAATTCAAACGGTGAAATGCTCATTCAACAAAGGCAGTCCTTCAAAGAGGGGTGGCCTAATCTGTGGGATCTCACTGCAGGAGGGAGTGCCATAGCTGGGGATACTAGTCAAATTGCTGCGCAAAGAGAATTGCATGAGGAGATTGGTTTGAAAGTAGATTTTCAGCATATTCGACCTCATTTAACAATTAACTTTGAGAATGGATTTGATGATATTTATTTAATCCAAGAAGATGTGCATTTACATACGCTCACTTTACAGTATGAAGAGGTTCAAAACGTGAAATGGGCAAGCAAGGAAGAAATTTTGACGATGATCAAAAATGAAGAATTTCTCCCGTATTACGAAAGTCTTATCCACTTATTATTTGATTGCCGAAACAAGCGTGGAACTCTTCAAAGGTAA
- a CDS encoding NUDIX hydrolase, with amino-acid sequence MITKYVNWGEAKVKLTWKRDKQLPPRELITSVHGFCFKDDNLLLVNLNHRGWDFPGGHIEYEENPEECLKREAYEEGYVTGSCSLLGNIIVDHNENPNWDENSPYPKVGYQVFYRMNIDQLHDFRAKYESEERILINPNEVTVYFHDWNELYQEILDYASRQG; translated from the coding sequence ATGATTACAAAATATGTGAATTGGGGTGAAGCAAAAGTAAAATTAACTTGGAAACGTGATAAACAACTCCCACCAAGAGAACTAATAACAAGTGTTCATGGATTTTGTTTTAAGGATGATAATCTATTATTAGTCAATTTAAACCATAGAGGTTGGGACTTCCCAGGTGGTCATATTGAGTATGAAGAAAACCCTGAAGAATGTTTAAAGCGTGAAGCATATGAAGAAGGGTATGTTACAGGGAGTTGCTCTCTATTAGGCAATATTATAGTTGATCATAATGAAAACCCAAACTGGGATGAAAATAGTCCTTACCCTAAAGTAGGCTATCAAGTTTTTTACCGTATGAACATTGACCAATTACATGACTTTAGAGCCAAGTATGAGTCAGAAGAAAGAATTCTTATAAATCCAAATGAAGTAACTGTATATTTTCATGATTGGAACGAACTGTACCAAGAAATACTTGATTATGCTTCAAGACAAGGGTAA
- a CDS encoding site-specific integrase: MKVQEVLINDRKRFLLIDRENKPVVPVIRFLKYLDNIGKAENTLKSYCHYLKFYFQFLNEKEKEYKEVDLDLLAEYISWLRSPYQSTKVVQFQQTKARRSER, encoded by the coding sequence ATGAAAGTGCAAGAGGTTTTAATTAATGACAGAAAGAGATTTTTGCTTATTGATAGGGAAAACAAACCTGTCGTTCCTGTTATAAGGTTTCTTAAATATCTAGATAACATTGGAAAAGCCGAAAATACACTAAAGTCATACTGTCACTATTTAAAGTTTTACTTTCAATTTTTAAATGAAAAAGAAAAAGAGTACAAGGAAGTGGATCTTGATCTTCTGGCGGAGTATATATCTTGGCTAAGAAGTCCATATCAATCTACTAAAGTAGTTCAATTTCAACAAACAAAAGCAAGGAGATCTGAGCGGTGA
- a CDS encoding nucleotidyltransferase domain-containing protein — protein sequence MLGDRRITITHEIFEAQTKSQLKVLSEIGALAEGFDIKFWLRGGWAIDFLLGKITRLHDDIDLVTWVQNRDRLEYELLKAGYEKTQVKEEFCNRQSDFCKGNVEITFSYITRSDTGNLILNGLPEWVWRPDSLLPQTFMLNGISAHVLNPTQLLEEKEVYEQIGRTPRQKDAESKKILQQIIDET from the coding sequence ATGTTGGGAGACAGGAGAATTACCATTACACATGAAATTTTTGAGGCACAAACTAAGTCACAACTAAAAGTATTGAGTGAAATCGGAGCCCTTGCTGAAGGGTTTGATATTAAGTTTTGGTTGCGGGGCGGATGGGCAATTGACTTTCTACTTGGCAAGATTACTCGCCTACATGACGATATTGATTTAGTAACGTGGGTACAAAATAGGGACCGATTAGAATATGAACTATTAAAAGCTGGTTATGAAAAGACCCAAGTTAAAGAAGAATTTTGTAATAGACAGTCTGATTTTTGCAAGGGGAATGTAGAAATCACATTTAGCTATATAACCCGTTCAGACACCGGAAACCTTATTTTGAATGGATTACCTGAATGGGTATGGAGACCAGATTCTTTGCTTCCACAAACTTTTATGTTGAATGGCATATCAGCCCATGTATTAAACCCAACACAACTTTTGGAAGAGAAAGAGGTTTATGAACAAATTGGTCGAACACCAAGACAAAAAGACGCAGAAAGCAAAAAGATATTACAGCAAATAATAGATGAAACATAG
- a CDS encoding inorganic diphosphatase, with the protein MKVKGVVVRQLGTKYPRYKFIYPINYGYIPNTKAEDGEEIDAYVLEESTALSEYEGKVIGNCK; encoded by the coding sequence ATAAAAGTAAAGGGTGTTGTAGTTAGACAATTAGGTACAAAGTACCCTAGATACAAATTTATTTATCCAATAAATTACGGCTATATTCCAAATACAAAAGCAGAAGATGGTGAAGAAATTGATGCTTATGTATTAGAGGAAAGCACCGCATTAAGTGAATATGAAGGAAAAGTTATTGGCAATTGTAAATAG
- a CDS encoding ABC transporter substrate-binding protein, whose product MRIIEYYIRLFITFAEIKRDRKTSVTRHAISKELACSERNVIHILNKMEDEKWIKVIRGKGRGNTTNITFLKTLEEMFERYEKYSPKTEDIERLISILEHDPQLNEIHQLINTFINKVFGTKTKLPHNSENENEYLKIPYYRSLYSLDPSHVERQTERHIVKQIFNTLVTYSEEKKEVEPCLSHYWEIDRDGKKFTFYLRKGVSFHYSKHLVAEDVKFTFERLKKTPSKWIVKDLDMIKCIGKYVVQFIFTKPFFHWLLLITSPKCSIVPYNYAYKSMDEFSKLPIGTGPYRIKEHESNFLKLSVHHDYFQERAHIDEIDIFILPSIEKYLNINDINRDPIFYIPFTTRKDNNNQLQYIERRRLSVKYLMWNMNKEKIRTNEGMRRKLSAILDKMKMIKDLGYPRYEPASSFIKQRSSSQDGKYDGEPYDNTLKEPLTLMTYDLSPHREDVKWIQKECKKYGIMIETKQFPFSVFIDNVKNADLVLSEFVTEESEEISLYNLIESQTGVIYNLIDQENKMTIQRTLNNAFQKEEMQHRMEEFTKIDTLLCKRCITIPLYWTFQKALYDHNLMGVSLSTIGLVPFKDLFYRKQLRSYHK is encoded by the coding sequence ATGAGGATAATTGAATATTATATTAGACTTTTTATTACATTTGCAGAAATCAAGAGAGATCGTAAAACGAGTGTAACGAGACATGCTATTAGCAAAGAGTTAGCTTGTTCTGAACGGAATGTTATTCACATCCTAAATAAAATGGAAGACGAAAAGTGGATTAAAGTTATTAGAGGAAAAGGAAGAGGAAATACAACAAATATCACTTTTTTAAAAACGCTGGAAGAAATGTTTGAGAGGTATGAAAAATATTCCCCAAAAACGGAAGATATTGAACGACTTATTTCTATACTAGAGCATGACCCCCAGTTAAATGAAATTCATCAACTGATCAATACGTTTATTAACAAGGTTTTTGGTACTAAAACTAAGTTGCCCCATAATTCCGAAAATGAGAATGAGTATTTAAAAATACCATATTACCGGTCTCTTTACTCTTTAGACCCCTCACACGTCGAAAGACAAACAGAAAGGCATATAGTAAAACAAATATTTAATACGTTAGTAACATATAGCGAAGAAAAAAAGGAAGTAGAACCCTGTCTTTCTCATTATTGGGAGATAGATCGTGACGGAAAGAAATTCACCTTTTATTTAAGAAAGGGTGTTTCGTTTCATTACTCAAAACATCTTGTAGCAGAGGATGTTAAATTTACTTTTGAAAGGTTAAAGAAAACACCATCTAAATGGATCGTTAAAGACTTGGACATGATTAAATGTATAGGGAAGTACGTGGTGCAATTTATTTTTACCAAGCCTTTTTTTCACTGGCTCCTTCTTATTACTTCACCGAAATGTTCAATTGTCCCTTATAATTATGCTTACAAGTCAATGGATGAGTTTTCTAAACTCCCCATAGGGACAGGTCCTTACAGAATTAAAGAACACGAATCAAATTTTCTTAAACTCTCAGTCCATCACGACTATTTTCAAGAACGAGCACACATAGATGAAATTGATATTTTTATACTGCCATCTATCGAAAAGTATCTTAATATAAACGATATTAATCGAGATCCGATTTTTTACATTCCTTTTACAACCAGGAAAGATAATAATAATCAACTACAATATATTGAAAGAAGAAGATTATCTGTAAAGTATCTCATGTGGAATATGAATAAAGAAAAAATACGAACGAATGAGGGAATGAGAAGAAAACTGTCAGCAATACTAGACAAAATGAAAATGATAAAGGATCTGGGTTATCCAAGGTATGAACCTGCAAGTTCATTTATCAAACAACGTTCTTCTTCTCAGGATGGTAAGTATGATGGTGAACCCTATGATAATACACTAAAAGAACCACTGACCTTAATGACATATGATCTTTCACCACATAGAGAGGATGTAAAATGGATACAAAAAGAGTGTAAAAAATACGGGATTATGATTGAAACCAAACAGTTTCCATTTTCCGTCTTTATAGATAATGTAAAAAATGCTGACCTAGTTCTTTCGGAATTTGTCACCGAAGAATCGGAAGAAATATCGCTCTATAATTTGATTGAATCTCAAACAGGAGTCATATATAACCTTATTGATCAAGAAAATAAAATGACCATACAAAGAACTTTGAATAATGCTTTCCAAAAAGAAGAAATGCAGCATAGAATGGAAGAATTTACTAAAATTGATACGTTATTATGTAAAAGATGTATTACTATTCCCTTGTATTGGACTTTCCAAAAAGCGCTATATGATCATAATTTAATGGGCGTGTCTCTAAGTACCATTGGATTGGTCCCCTTCAAGGATTTGTTTTACAGAAAACAACTAAGGTCATACCATAAATAA